One segment of Cervus canadensis isolate Bull #8, Minnesota chromosome 32, ASM1932006v1, whole genome shotgun sequence DNA contains the following:
- the LOC122433182 gene encoding vesicle transport through interaction with t-SNAREs homolog 1B-like, whose amino-acid sequence MATSAASSEHFEKLHEIFRGLHEDLRGVPERLLGTAGTEEKKKLIRDFDEKQQEANETLAEMEEELRYAPLSFCNPMMSKLRTYGKDLAKLHREVRSTPLTATSGARGDMKYGTYTVENEHMNRLQSQRTLLLQGTDSLNRATQSIEHQIGSEIIEELGEQRDQLERTKSRLVNTSENLSKSRKILRSMSRKVTTNKLLLSIVILLELAILGGLV is encoded by the coding sequence ATGGCCACCTCTGCCGCCTCCTCGGAGCATTTCGAGAAACTGCACGAGATCTTCCGCGGCCTCCATGAAGACCTACGAGGGGTGCCGGAGCGGCTCCTGGGGACGGCAGGgacagaagagaagaagaagTTGATCAGAGATTTCGATGAAAAGCAACAGGAAGCAAATGAAACGCTGGCAGAGATGGAAGAGGAACTACGTTACGCTCCCCTATCTTTCTGTAACCCTATGATGTCTAAGCTTCGAACCTACGGAAAGGACCTTGCTAAACTCCATCGGGAAGTGAGAAGTACGCCTTTGACAGCCACTTCTGGGGCCCGAGGAGACATGAAATATGGTACATACACTGTGGAGAATGAGCATATGAATCGGCTACAGTCTCAAAGGACATTGCTTCTGCAAGGCACTGACAGCCTGAACCGGGCCACCCAGAGTATTGAGCACCAGATTGGCTCAGAAATCATAGAAGAGCTGGGGGAGCAACGTGACCAGTTGGAACGTACCAAGAGTAGACTGGTAAATACAAGTGAAAACTTGAGCAAAAGTCGGAAGATTCTCCGCTCAATGTCCAGAAAAGTGACAACCAACAAGCTGCTGCTTTCCATCGTCATCTTACTGGAGCTAGCCATTCTGGGAGGCCTGGTTTAG